From the Desulfovibrio sp. JY genome, one window contains:
- a CDS encoding F0F1 ATP synthase subunit gamma, producing the protein MPALKDVKVKITAVKKTKQITKAMNMVASAKLRNAQARIERFRPYADKFYEMLGELAKGADPSVHPLLEAREEVKNVLLVVITSDRGLCGAFNHSIVSAALKVARAKAAEGKTVKILCVGRKGRDSFRHTEFEIVAAYVNEMNSFDFTLASRIGAEVIGGYVGGTYDEVTMAFGKFVSLARQEATLLPVLPLSPAEAAGEAAEPVGPKAEYIYEPSVEGLLAELLPRFINVQIYRGLLDTSASEHAARMRSMDNATRNCDDLVSSLTLVYNKARQAAITTELMDIVGGSEALKG; encoded by the coding sequence ATGCCTGCGCTCAAAGACGTCAAGGTTAAGATAACTGCGGTCAAAAAGACCAAGCAGATCACCAAGGCCATGAACATGGTGGCCTCGGCGAAGTTGCGCAATGCCCAGGCGCGCATCGAGCGGTTTCGCCCCTATGCCGACAAGTTCTACGAGATGCTCGGCGAACTGGCCAAGGGGGCCGATCCTTCGGTGCATCCGCTGCTCGAGGCCCGGGAGGAAGTGAAGAACGTCCTTTTGGTCGTCATCACCTCGGACCGTGGCCTTTGCGGCGCCTTCAACCACAGCATCGTCTCGGCGGCTCTCAAGGTCGCCAGGGCCAAGGCGGCCGAAGGCAAGACGGTCAAGATCCTGTGCGTCGGCCGTAAGGGCCGCGACTCCTTCCGGCACACGGAGTTCGAGATCGTCGCCGCCTATGTCAACGAGATGAATTCCTTCGACTTCACCCTGGCCTCGCGCATCGGCGCCGAGGTCATCGGCGGGTACGTCGGCGGGACTTACGATGAAGTGACCATGGCCTTCGGCAAGTTCGTAAGCCTGGCCCGGCAGGAAGCCACCCTGCTGCCGGTTTTGCCCTTGTCCCCGGCCGAGGCCGCCGGGGAAGCGGCGGAGCCGGTCGGGCCCAAGGCGGAATACATCTACGAGCCGTCGGTGGAGGGCCTGCTTGCCGAACTCCTGCCCCGGTTCATCAATGTCCAGATCTACCGCGGCCTGCTCGATACTTCCGCCAGCGAGCACGCCGCCCGCATGCGGTCCATGGACAATGCCACCAGGAACTGCGACGACCTCGTCAGCTCGCTGACCCTGGTCTACAACAAGGCTCGGCAGGCGGCCATCACCACGGAACTGATGGACATCG